TTCTGCCCTTGCCGGTCTGACTCTCCTTGTCCTTGGGGAGAGCCATATGAGCCTCGCGGACCATTTGCTGGAACCGCTGCATGACAACCTGACTCGCCAAGGCGCCCAGGTTCACTCTATCGGTGCCTGCGGCGCCAGCGCCGGCGACTGGCTGATCACTAAAAAAGTCGACTGCGGTGCCGAACGAAAAGGCAACGGCAAGATCGTGATCAAGGGACGCGATGCAACCACTACGCCGATCCAGGACCTGATAGCCGCCGACAAACCCGACCTGGTGGTACTGGTCATCGGCGACACGATGGCGTCCTATGACAAGCCGGTGTTTCCGAAGGCTTGGGCATGGCAAAG
This genomic stretch from Pseudomonas wuhanensis harbors:
- a CDS encoding SGNH/GDSL hydrolase family protein, whose protein sequence is MPTSALAGLTLLVLGESHMSLADHLLEPLHDNLTRQGAQVHSIGACGASAGDWLITKKVDCGAERKGNGKIVIKGRDATTTPIQDLIAADKPDLVVLVIGDTMASYDKPVFPKAWAWQSVTSLAKAIAATGTRCAWVGPAWGKAGGMYQKNDARTQLISQFLAANVAPCTYIDSLTLSKPGQWITTDGQHFTVAGYQAWGTAIGGALAKLPADRVSSTGTAK